In Scleropages formosus chromosome 6, fSclFor1.1, whole genome shotgun sequence, the genomic stretch GAcactttgcttgttttttttgtgtgtgttgaataTGCCGAATACTAAGGAAGTGTGCTGACACACTGAAAAGACTACACACTGAAAGCGGAACATTTTCCACGAACACGGCTATCGTGGACTTTATTGCTCTGCTGATCTCGGGCTGATGATGGGGATGACGGAGTACCCAGGTGCCTGCCTGCCATAATAAAGTGTGTTAAAGATCTGGGatgtataatgtgtatatatatggaTGTATAATACAGTTATTACTGTGTTATAGTATCTCTTTGAGTTTAAACAAAACCTTGTGGCAGTTTGGGGATTAAGAACAGCTATCAAACAGTCGTCACGGGAAGAGCATTACTTTGAAGGTGGGAGGTTGCAACTTCACATGTGTCcgaattcatttttttgaacAGTCTGGTGTATTTATCATGACTTGCCTATACCTTTGGCGGGACTGGAAGTGAAAGGAGTTAGGAGTCCATTGCGAAAACCTTGCCTCTCAGCATGATGGATAATTACCTAATTGGAATTCATGGAGATACTTGCACTCCGCAATAGACTACATACTATTTTTGGCATGGATTCCCGCAGAGCAACATTTCCCTGAATGTCCTTGCAAAATCTCTCTCTGCTTCCACAGTACAGCACTGGCAAAGACGGTACATAAACTTGCATGTCCTGAGGGGATGCGCACTCATTTTGTGTTGGGACGCTCAGCGggttttcataatttaacaCGGAAGCTGTTAATGGGGCAGCCTGCGGGACTTTGTCTGCCTAAAAATGTATTGATAAGGGCCGATTGACACTCGTTTCACAGCGGAGGCCCCGCGGATCCGAGAGCAAACCTTCCCAGCAGCCTTGATGATGCGGTGTGGCACGTGCTTCAGAGTCACTTCGATTTTACCGCACGAGGATTAGACAGGACTTGGAGATCACGCTGAGGAGACGGATGGTGAATCACCTTGAGTCACTACAGGATAATTAGTGTTAATGCTGGAAAAATGTCATCTCATATATCTAATTCATAAAAACCAGAATAATTTAAGGCTCTCAATTGTACGTTTCATCAGCCAGTTAACGTGAGCGCTGACACAGGCAAGTTCTTAATAAATGTTAAGATAAAATACAGTATCTTGTACAAGTTTATTCTTGTTCTCTTTTTGTAGAAAAAGATTAATGTCGGTAATTTGAGCACTGTGCTGAATTTCAGCTCATGAGAACTGTATAAAACTTTCAGATGCAATGATGAACCTTGGCGACAGCTCAGAGCGATCTGAACCAGATGGATTCTAATAATCCTTCAAATTTTTTCCACGAACTGACTGTAAGGATCGCAAAATATCATAGGAAAATTACTTCCGAAGGCTCATTTTTAGTATTGTGGTCTCCTTAATGTGAACAGTATCTTTTGGTTTTAATCAGTGTCAGCATGTTTAGAATGGGCTGCATAATGTCCTGGCAATATTCCCTTACTTGGATGTCCTTTGTAGGAGGTCAGTTTGCTTTTATAGGtggtgaccttttttttttttttataataagatcATGTAGTGAGGAGATCATTTCACTTGCTCATTGCGATTTATTTTTGCCCTGAACGAAACGCAACTATGTTAATGGCTAAACAAGGGAATGATGGAATGGTTGGCTGGCTATTCAGCCAATACAATGAAACTGAGTTTTATATGACCACGGGGAGGATGGATAATGCCACTTTTCCAGAAAACTCTGTGTGCTGACCTACATTCGCTTTCCCTCTTAAATATATCATTGTATCGCAATGCTTTTAAGCTTTGGATTGTACAGTTCAGTGTTCATGTCATTTTTCCATCCAACCTACTCTTAATTTGTTAGGGTTGGTTTGGTAGTTACAAAATTCTGGTTTTTGTACTTCACACCAGTACATGGGCTCAAGGTCTTTATAGGAAATTGTTACAGCTGcattttttctataaaataatCTTTcctaatgtaatttatttttgttatttgtatATCATAAACAGGAGTGAAAGTATTCAATGAAATAGAATAATAAGATTAGTCAGGCCTAATTATATTTCAGGGGCTAAGAGTGAATAATTGTGGTTGTTTAATTGACATATATGCACTTGTCATGAAAGTCTCACTGGAAAAAAACCTAGTGAGATCTCTTTCTCATGAGTTCTGTTTACGTTGGTTTGAACCATGCGATTAATTCGGTATAAATAATCAATCAGTTCAGATCAGTCAAGACTAATGAATTATGAGCAGTGCTGGAGTCACACCCAGTTACATGATGTGACTTCAGGACTTGCACTGAGACGCTGATCCTACCTGTTAATGTCACATATGGGCATAACCTGAGTTTTGAAGAGCTTTCTTGTCTTGAAGCTGGTCACATTTCACACTGTAGGCTCATTCTGAACAGTGAACTGGTGGTCAGAACAGAAatgtggtatggtggcacagtgagtagcgctgttgtctcagcACCAGAGCAGTGtaggaggatgtgggtttgatcccccctcggTCTATGCGAAGTTTGTAtactctccccgtgtctgtatgggtttcctcccacagtccaaagacatgctgttcaggttcccccatagtgtgtgagtgacagagcgtgtgtgtgtgttccactgatgtatggatgagtgacccagtgtaagtagtgtatctagcagtgtaagtcaccgcggtgaataaggtgtgtgggctgataacactacatacaattcattggaagttgctttggagaaaagtgtctgctaaataaataaatgtaaatgctctaTGCTGTAAAATTGAGACCATAACAGAAACAAACCCTCACTGATTCACATGTCTATTCAAACTAGGTTGCAGTGCTAATGATAGTATTCCATATGTATTTTCAAGGGGGTATTAGGAATTCCAACTGTCAGAAAATTTTTCAATGAGAGGTGTAGCTGTTGcgagttatgtttttttttatgtcttgtctttgtgtgttttcctcattCATATCTTCGCATAAGTCTTAGTAGagaagaaatgtgcttttttctaTAGTTCCTTTGTACAGGCTCTAGGTTTCCTACAGAATTTATGTCTGCAGAGCAAGACCAGCCCAAGGTGTCAGAGAATAAGCCATCTGAAAACGGAGGGAATTTCTTTTGcctcatgtattcatttactaaTTTTGATGACATTGCTCCTCTGATGCATCCCACAGTGTTAAGGTATCCacaatattttacccatttatacagctgactgGTTTTtcctggagggggtgcggtggcgcagtgggttgggccgcagtcctgctgtccggtgggtctggggttcgagtcccgcttggggtaccttgcgacggactggcgtcccgtcctgggtgtgtcccctccccctccggccttacgccctgtgttgccgggtaggctccggttccccgtgaccccgtatgggacgagcggttcagaaaatgtgtgtgtgtgtgtgtggtttttcctGGAGTATTTTGATgtaggtaccttgctctagggtgctacagcagaaggttgAATTGGAACCTATGACCTCTAAGTCCAAAAGTGGCAGtttatgttaccagctgcccatgATGTGAGTAGGTTTGAAtgtttgtatgaaaaaaaatcaatgttcaACATATAATTTTCCCATTTGATAATAAGCACATATTTATTGCTGAATGAATATTTGTAAGTAGATTTTTCATGGAAAGCTACTGCTGAGCATAAGCAAGTGAGAACTGTCCTTATTCGGCAAGAAGTAATCCGTTCCTTCCTACACATGAGAAGATCATTCTTTTTTTGCCATCCTACAACTGTAGGTCCTACAAGAACCTTTCTAAGAAAGCAATGCACTGAATAAGATGTTCTTGGCTTTGAGGGGGgggattaaaaataataaacactgtaGAATTCTAATCCAAACCCTCATTCACTTCTGCTTAAAAGAATTAgctgaaaaatactgaacagAAGGAAGGCATTCATCAAAAGCTGTGCTATATAAAATTCAATTTTCCTCAAAACTGGAGTAAATTAAGGCTAAATTATGTCCTGTTCTCTGTCTAGAAAATTGTGTTTAAGCTGTATTCTGTATTAGAACAGCATTCCCAGACACTGACATGGCAGCAATAGTCTGCAGTGAAAGAAATTCTCATCTTAGATGCACTGTTCTACATAAACTTGCTGTCCAAGTTGTACAGTGGGAGTTAAGACAGTGTTTTCTGAACAGTAGCAGCATATTTCATGATGACATGAATGGAGTgatgtggggtgcggtggtgcagtgggttggaccgggtcctgctctccggtgggtctggggttcaagtcctgcttggggtgccttgcgatggactggcatcccatcctgggtgtgtcccctccccctccagccttccaccctgtgttgccgggttaggctctggcttcccgcgacccgcatatgggacaagcggttcagatggtgtgtgtgtgtgtgtgtgtgtgtgtgtgtgtgtgatgaatggAGTGTATGTTGCTCTTGCTTGAAAGTACCGATGGCCCATGGAGGGTCAGATATTTTGCAGATTTCCACGTGTATAACAGAAAGCTGTGGCGGTTACACAGAGGACCcgagaaacattttttgttgtgttcacggctatttattttcataaacctATAAACAGAGCAGAGGTCAATAACTTTTTTCAGCGTTGCTGACTAGGATTAAACTGTCGTTAGACTCTGGATTTGAAGTGCTTATCTGAATACAATGACAGCTGAGTTACTGTGCGTGCCGTTTATTTCTGAGGTCCTAGCGCAGAATGGACACAGTGCATTAAAGATGCCCATTGATCTCCATTGTTTTGTCCTGGGAAGAGATTGCTCTGTTAAACACTTTTGATATTTTGGTTACTATCTCTTAAATATACTTTATGTTCCACTGggttaaacaaaacaaaagtcacataatttattttaaggGAGTCAATTCTTTTTATGTGCTTGtaaatccattttaaaaagcatgttGACAATCCTTACTGTCATAACAATATCTGTAGTACCTGTAACTGAAGGATTATCTAATTCTTTCTGACTACTGTCCGATTACTGCTcgtaatatttaacattatttttcctCGGTAGGCTTTTGTAGTTCCCTGTTCTCTCAAACTATCGGTAGATTTTACAGGTGACCTCTAGGaatgtgtaacatttttattaatttagctgagactcttctccacagcaacttaaaATGATCTTACtcatttgtgtaattttgtagctttcactggagtaattcagagtagataccatgctcaagggtactacagcaggaggtaagattcaaacctgcgacatCTGAATCCACAGATAACAGCTGTTACTACCACCCTACCTGCTGAAAGCCCAAGGATTGGCCTAAAGTCACAAAGGTTAGAGGGTTAGGGGTTTGGTGTCCACCCATGTGTTATGTACAAGGTGAGTTTCAGTGACACGAATCTCTGTGGTAGTCAGTTCTGTAGACTGCGTACAGTCAACATGCTTTTTCCGTTTTTGTGCAAAAGTCTTTTTGTCTGTATCATGAAGAGCAGACTTATTTGCCCACGGATGTCCCCGTCCCTGCATCTGCAGTGATTAATTAATACAACACAACTTGTTACATCATCACATTTCTTTCTCAAGCGATCTAATTAAGACGTCTCCATGGGGGACGCGGGAGATGCAAAATATGTCACCTTGAAGAACACCAATGAATGACCTGCTCTTGTTTACGCGTTGTGGGTGCGTAAAAGTGCGATGCAAGGTTTCCAGTGTCCCTCCCGGTTAGCTGGACCCTGTCCACTGCACGCAGGTGTACTGGAACTGATATTAGCGGGTTTGTTGTTTGTTGAAGCGCAGAGCACCTCACCAAGTTCCCACAGGCAGCACTTCAGCATCGTGGATTACCGTGTTACTCATCTTTCAGTGAATGGAAACGTTGTTTACAGTCAGTAAATTAGATTGCAAAGTGCGTAGAAATGATTGAACGGAAAAGAattgtatttagtatttattgaACAAGGATCTTCTTGGTGATTAGATTCTCCTTTGTGATGCAGACCTGCTGGAAAATACAAAGTCCTGCTTTAAACAGTAATTAATAATGGAAGTAAAAAGATTTATGGTGTCCTTTTGTCTTGAGCTGAATGTATATAGGCTCAAATCCAGCTGAAACAGTAGTATtctaatatactgtatttgatttACTAGAAACTGCTACAAGGTTTTTGCTCTTATGTTCTCTCCTATTTAGTtcaattttttattgtttctcaagaaaaatatacattggACATTTACAGCTGGAATACTGTATAGCCAGGGAATATCTATAGTGGTTCACtaatttattaacatttcattcGACCTGTAAAGCCATGGGGTTGTGTGGGATGGATcggactgaaaaaaaatagtgaaacaGCCTTTAAGGACCTGAATTTCATGGATTTGATTTATAGTGTTATCCATAAGATCTGTGACACCCAGTGAAGTAAGAAAAAGTTTTGTTTCATACTCTGTTATGGATATCTTTGTCCTGTGATTGTAATggtattttcataaaaattgtGATCATGAGGTTTAATCAAACgtataatattattttctttcttgcaCTGTGTTTTAACCTCTGCGAAGCAgttgtgtgtaggtgtgtgctTGTGTCACCTCTATAGGAGAACGCAGCGATGTGTGACAGACCATGCATTGATTATTAACTGGACCACATGCTATTTACTGCACTCCAGCAGAGTGGAGAGACACACTTTGGTGTGACTCTAGACTGGGCTGAAAGGGGAACCTTGACAGCGCGTGAACACGGTGTGATCTTAAAAGCTGTGAGTGGGTTCTGCGTCCTCGTGATGCTGACAGTGACGGAGTGACCGTCATCCACACGAGACTGCTAAGTTGTTGATATGCTGAACACAGGTTTTCTGCCAGACCTTCATCTTTCCTTTTATACATTCATCATTCCATCTGCTGAGTTTTTATTAACGTTTCAAAGCGCTTTTGGCATAACTGAAGAATTTCCATCGAAGCAGTTCTCAGTTATGTCAATCTGTCACTATAGTAGCTGCCGACTTGATAGTTTTGCGATGTGCACTTTATGatgttataaaatgaatgttcGTGCACTATATTGCATGGGGACTGTAAATGTGTGCACCTGccttctctctcttgctctctctgtaGGGTGTTGATGGAGAGGATTTCGAATGACAGCCGGTACAGTGGTCATCACAGGTGGAATTTTAGctacagtaattttactgtgcaTCATCGCAGTACTTTGTTACTGTAGGCTGCAGGTAAgctttttaaaggcattttaaattattaccaGAAAAGAGTAGATCATATTTAGTGTATTTACAGTACTGGAAATGTGATATTTGAAATGTCAAGAAAAAATTCCTGACTTATGTAATTGTTTCATGATTGCCTAAAGGTCTGGCTGTCATGAAAAATGTTAGTGCTCTTCATATTGTCTGGTTCAGCACAATAATTAATACACAATGAAAGCTGTCTTTGattcatttctgtttctttgctAGCATTCCTTCGCAGGTGACCCCGAAGACAAAGTTAGAGGAGAATAAATCTTAGTTACACAGACACCTGTGGCATACCTTAATTTACCGAGCACCTACCGTATATCTTCTTCTGCTCTTGTAGAATCTTGGCACTTGTGGGTATTAAATATCAAATAAATGCAGAAGCGTTCCTCTGATGCTGCTTTTTCTATCTCAGTTTGATTTTACTTACTAGCCTGTTGTCAGAACATAAAGAAAATTGCAAGCATAAAAACATCAACAACCCTGAGAGCCGTTCTCTGTATAAGGATGCAATATGCAATTTGTTGTATATCACTGTGGACACTGCGTTCTCTTGTCCACAGGACCCCAGTAATTATTCACTAGTCACTATTGTCTCTGCCGCTCCAAAATACAAAACTGTGAATAAAGTACTAGTCTAATGTCTGGAATGTACCTAGTTGAAAGCAGACTTGCCTGAGCCAAGAAACGCAGGAACTGGACATTCAAGGAGTGGAAGTCAGTCTTACAGACCAGTgactaaaatgtgaaatatttggcTCCAACTGCAAACTATTTGTGAGATACAGAGCAGGTGAGCGCATGACTTGTGCCTGTGTGGTTCCCTCTGACCAACGTGGGGTGGCAGTGTCATAGTCTGGGGTTGCTTTGCTGGTGACACAGTTGATGACCTTTCCCAAGTTCATGGCATGTCAACCAGCCTGGCTATCATAGCAAGCTTCAGAGGTATGCTGCTACATCAGGATTAGAGCTAGCTGGACAGTCCACCATTCTTgaacaagataaaaaaaaaaaaaaaaaaaaactgtgaaaaactaGCAAGTGTATTACATCTTTTGACTTCTACTGTATATTTCACTGCTTACAGGGTTGTTGGATGCATTTTTGTACTGTCTGCTTcgacaaaacaaagacaaatacTAATTTGTTGTATGCATAGGTGGAGGGTTGAGGTTTGATGGGCAAACTTCTGGAGCAGTTACAAATGCAAACTGTACCTGCTGATCCCAGAGTAAAGTGTGTGCTGAGAGACATGAGAGCAATACACTTTTGGACATTCTCTGTCAACTAAATCTTAGCTTTTTATCAAGTTTGGGTGGCAACAGCTAATAGTAATATCTGAAATTTAACTTGACTAGTTACATTATGGATTCTGTAATGATCTATGTAGAAATATAAAGCAAAGAAGTGAACTTGAATGTTGTAAACTGATTGATTGTTCGCTTCTGTGGTTTGGGGTATCTAAGTAATTCTTTCGCTCTCTTTCCCACGTCGCTCTCAGTATTATTGCTGTAAGAAGGAGGAGTCCGagtcggaggaggaggagcctgaCTTTGCGGTCACTTCCCACATTCCGCCCGTGcactccaaccacaacatcGTCGCGGCGACGGCGTCCACCACAGCCAACGGCCCCGCCCTCTTCACACCGCCGCCGGTCCGCAAGCTGACACGCTCGCAGACGTTCTGCCCCTCCTGCACACACTACGAGCTGCCCTTCTACCTGCAACACCCAGAGGGCCTGCGCAACGGGGGCGAGCGCATCGGCTACCGGGGTCCCCCACAGCATCTGCAGCATCGGCAGCTGCGGGACCTGGAGCTGCCTGTGGACCTGCCCAACTACCATAAGCTCAACCTGACTCGGTCCGTCACCATGCGCGAGATGTTCACACGTAGCTGCAGCATCAGCACCGATGTGTAGCACCACCCGGCTGCAAAGAGGATCGCTGCGGTAGGAATGGGGACCCCTTTCTTTCTCAGACTCATGCAGATACGTAAACCTGCAGTCGCCTGTGTCCCCGCAGAGCCGCCCTCCCCGGCCCGTGTTTTCGACAACATTTCATCCGCCGGCTAATTCGGGACATGCCCGCGGATGGCCATCCTTCAATGGAGCCTAACTGGCAGCTCCTTGATTGCCCCTGTCCACCATTTACTGCAGAAAGGGCCCGGGGGAAGtggggacagagagagatggTGTTTTCATTTGGCTCAAGCCAGTGCCCCATCCCCCAGCCAGGCTCCTCCCCTTTTGCAGGATGCACACCTCTGCTCAAACATTCGTTACCATAGCAGCACAACCTGTATTTAGTAGTAAGTCCTGATCAGAAGGGAGCCGAGCCAAGACATGTTTGTCAGTGCCGTGGTCCGATGTCATGTATAAAACGAAGAGTGGCGTTGCGGAGGTGCTGCGAATTAGACACCTCGTACGTAGGGGAGCACTAGAGCCATAGTgaaatttattgtgttttatctCACTGTACAGGTGCCAGTTCTGTCAGAACAtccaatattttacattagGGCTAAAGTACTGAGATGAGGCTTTCAGGATGACCGTTGAGGACAAGGATGCAGCTGCTTCAGAAGTGCGAGGAACATTCCCTGCACTGGAAAGAATGTCCTGCACTTGCCctgttttttcacctttttgcgTATCGACGGCACACACCGGTAAGCTGCTGTACACATACATACCAATGACATAAGGCATCACACCAAGGTTACAGAAATGTtctgtttaatttcagttttgtgtgaaaaatagtTTGACTTTGCCAAATACAAGTTTCAAGTAGAGTGAATCTGTGGCCGAAAAAACTACGTAAGCTGACTTACTATTTTACctgttttaaattatataaaagcTGTATGGTGTATcctctttttttaacaaactgtatgaaaactacaaaaagttgttttttttactacttATGTGCTTTTCAAATTTGCAAGTTTTGTCTGCTCACTACACTTGCCCTTTGCTCCACCATTGTGCTGGAATGGATAATCCAGGCTACCTCTCTGAATCCATTCTGCTTGGCGTGACGCGGCCGGAGGAATTTGTCGCGCGCCCAACTCTGTCGGCTGAGAGCGTTTCTTCTTTACTTGAATAACGGATCCAGGATCGCTTTCCTAAAACTCGTGTCACAGGGCTAGGTCTAGTTTCGTTTTGCTGGACTTGAAGGAGTGGTTCCGTGTTTTGGTTTGTTGTCCGGCGTTAGAGGAGATACTTGAAGCGGCTGTGTCGGGAACGCATAAATGTGGCTTCTTGTCACATTTCATCTCTTTGGAGACACGCCGAAGACTCAGACTGTGGTTCTTCTGCCTCTTCTCAGCCCGGAGATTCTTAACGTCATCACCGTATGTCACCTTGAAAGCAGTTATTTTGTCAAAGTTTATTTTAGTGACGTACGGATGGTTTTTAGAAATGAACGTTGCCAGTTGTCAGAGGTCCTTGAAGATCCATTTTAATTCTGCTTCTTTCTTCTTACGAAATACTTTTGCAGCAGTAATGTTTAATTCTGGTGGGAAAGGAAATATAAATCTTAAGGCTCTGGGTTTTTCTCCTACCCTGTGCCCCTCCATTCTCCCTCCATCAGACAGTGGAACATGTGACCAGGACACCGGGCGGTAAGGGCAATGGCTTCGGTTTGGGCCCTGTGTGTCTTCCCATCTGTCTCGGAGGTCTCTGTGAAATCGAGTGGCTTTTCGAGAAGGTTTAGCTGCGTGCTGCATCGACACCTGTTCACTCGCTCACACGCGCTCCCGTTCACCTAGACCAAGCACCGCACTTcttatacacacgcacacaagc encodes the following:
- the fam163ba gene encoding protein FAM163B; the encoded protein is MTAGTVVITGGILATVILLCIIAVLCYCRLQYYCCKKEESESEEEEPDFAVTSHIPPVHSNHNIVAATASTTANGPALFTPPPVRKLTRSQTFCPSCTHYELPFYLQHPEGLRNGGERIGYRGPPQHLQHRQLRDLELPVDLPNYHKLNLTRSVTMREMFTRSCSISTDV